A window of the Halobacterium hubeiense genome harbors these coding sequences:
- a CDS encoding DUF7139 domain-containing protein, which produces MTSLGETYDRRAGEASQRRVYLGTGLFAAGALLVVGGILAGGTGLLINNGFGQYESREIAVLLAGLGVPSVLVGIFTVLPANRLQRAAAAVGAGLTVLGVMLFRATYPVIYVPGSGGVPSTATLAFILVYAAGIITTMWCLFTAVATFKTRNDPGGTVTLTVTKDGETHTVEVPADDVESAREKLASGSFGGVGVFGGVEDPDERTRANASEPKPSSPATQTGQTAGASPSVSDGGATTDDISSPLDDAAPSAGGPTPDKYCGNCAHFEYVGDDGMQPYCGLYEEEMDDMEACEWWERNDQ; this is translated from the coding sequence CTGGGGGAGACCTACGACCGGCGCGCGGGCGAGGCCAGCCAGCGGCGCGTCTACCTCGGCACCGGCCTATTCGCCGCGGGCGCGCTGCTCGTCGTCGGCGGGATTCTCGCTGGCGGGACGGGGCTCCTCATCAACAACGGCTTCGGGCAGTACGAGAGCCGCGAAATCGCGGTGCTGCTCGCGGGACTGGGCGTTCCGTCCGTGCTCGTCGGCATCTTCACGGTGCTCCCGGCGAACCGGCTCCAGCGCGCGGCCGCCGCGGTCGGCGCGGGCCTCACGGTCCTCGGCGTGATGCTGTTCCGCGCGACCTACCCGGTCATCTACGTTCCGGGGTCGGGCGGCGTCCCGTCGACGGCGACGCTGGCGTTCATCCTCGTCTACGCCGCCGGCATCATCACGACGATGTGGTGTCTGTTCACCGCGGTCGCGACGTTCAAGACGCGCAACGACCCCGGCGGCACGGTGACGCTCACCGTTACGAAGGACGGCGAGACCCACACCGTCGAGGTGCCCGCCGACGACGTCGAGAGCGCTCGCGAGAAGCTCGCGTCGGGGAGCTTCGGCGGCGTCGGCGTCTTCGGCGGCGTCGAGGACCCAGACGAGCGCACTCGCGCGAACGCCTCCGAGCCGAAGCCGTCGTCCCCGGCCACGCAGACGGGGCAGACGGCAGGCGCGTCCCCATCCGTCTCGGACGGCGGCGCGACCACCGACGACATCTCCTCGCCGCTGGACGACGCCGCGCCGTCCGCGGGCGGCCCGACACCGGACAAGTACTGCGGGAACTGCGCGCACTTCGAGTACGTCGGCGACGACGGCATGCAGCCGTACTGCGGGCTCTACGAGGAGGAGATGGACGACATGGAAGCCTGCGAGTGGTGGGAGCGAAACGACCAGTAG
- a CDS encoding DUF5615 family PIN-like protein, with amino-acid sequence MTFLLDAMLGSLARILRMCGHDAAYCLDRGIEADDAILDLAAREDRVVVTRDRELAERAPESILVESKDVDHQLRELAAAGVDLTPTPGERCGACNGELREVEREAKVLPEYVPGDASPVWQCEDCGQYFWEGSHWTDIEKRLAAL; translated from the coding sequence GTGACGTTCCTGCTGGACGCGATGCTCGGGAGCCTCGCGCGCATTCTGCGAATGTGTGGCCACGACGCCGCGTACTGCCTCGACAGAGGTATCGAGGCCGACGACGCGATTCTCGACCTCGCCGCCCGCGAGGACCGCGTCGTCGTCACGCGCGACCGCGAGCTGGCCGAGCGAGCGCCCGAGAGCATCCTCGTCGAATCCAAGGACGTCGACCACCAACTGCGCGAACTCGCCGCCGCGGGCGTGGACCTGACGCCGACGCCGGGCGAGCGCTGTGGCGCGTGCAACGGCGAACTCCGAGAAGTCGAACGAGAAGCGAAGGTACTTCCGGAGTACGTGCCCGGCGACGCTTCGCCCGTCTGGCAGTGTGAGGACTGCGGGCAGTACTTCTGGGAGGGGAGCCACTGGACGGACATCGAGAAGCGGCTCGCAGCACTGTAA